CCGGGCTTCGACTGGGTGAACAGCACCACGGTCTGCGGCACCTCTTCGGGGTCCGGGAAGACGAAGTCGCGATCCGCCGCCGCACCGCGCGTGATCTGCAGGTAGATCATCCCGTCCACCACGTCGTTGCGGCGCACCAGTTCGCGGTGGATCTCGAGCAGCGCGTCCTTGCTTAGCGGCACCCCCATGTCGAGCTCCCGCAGCGAGCGTTCCAGCCGCACCGCGTGGCCGTCGAAGTCGATCAGCTTGCGGTCAAGCACGCTGGTCACCTCGTAGACCCCATCCCCCATCAGGAAGGCGCGGTCAAAAATAGAGACCTTGGCCTCGGTCTCGGGCAGGTATTCTCCGTTGACGTAGACGGTACGGGTCATGGCATTGGCTCCTTCTGAGGCCCGCGCGGGGCCGGGCTGGCTCGGGGCGAGTTCTAGGCGTGCGAGGATGGCGCCGCAAGGCCGCCGTTCCGGGACATGCCCGACTCATGGCGCAGGGCGCCGGGCATCAGATGCAGCGCCGCGTATTGCAGAAGGATCACCGTCTTGGCATCGCGAATCCGCCCGTCGGCCACCATCGCAAGGGCCTCTGCCAGCGGCAGGTCGAGGATCTCGATCTCTTCGCCTTCCTCGCGCAGCCCGCCGAACCGCGCCTGCGCGTCCTGTGCCGCATAGGTGGCGGTGAAGAAATGCAGACGCTCGGTGACCGACCCGGGCGTCATGTAGAGCGCGAAAAGGAAGTGTACCGAGGCCAGATCCAGCCCCAGTTCCTCGGACGCCTCGCCGCGGATGCGCTCCGCCGGGTCCGCCCCCTCCAGCAGACCGGCGGCGGCCTCGATCAGGTAGGGCTCGGCTTCGCCATTGTAGGCGGCGGGCCAGCGGAACTGTCGGCCCAGCAGGACGTGGCCGCGCCCCGGATCGCAGGGCAGGATGACGGCGCCATCGCCCCGGTCATAGGTCTCGCGCCACTGCTCCGACACATGGCCATCGGCCATCGTCAGCCGCAGCCGGGTGGTCTTGAGCAGCCCCCAGTCGTCGGACAGGACCCGCTCTTCCAACACCTGCCAGCGCGCGGTCAGCCCCACAGCACGGGTTCCGGAGGGTGCACGCCCCGGTCGTCGAACACCAGCGGCGAGCGGCGATCCCCGGCCAGCAGAAGCGGTCCGTCCAGATCGGTGATCCGCGCGCCCTGCGCGACCAGCACCGCAGGCGCCATGGCCAGCGAAGAGCCGACCATGCAGCCGACCATCAGGCCATAGCCCTCGGACAGCGCGGCCTCGCGCAGGGCCAGCGCCTCGGTCAGTCCGCCGGTCTTGTCGAGCTTGATGTTCACCACGTCGTACTTGCCCTTCAGGCCCGGCAGCGAGGCCCGGTCATGGCAGCTTTCGTCGGCGCAGACGGGCACCGGACGGTCCAGCCCGATCAGCGCCTCGTCCTCGCCTGCGGGCAGGGGCTGCTCGACCAGCGACACCCCGAGCCGCACCAGATGCGGCGCAAGGTCGGCATAGACCGCCGCCGACCAGCCCTCGTTGGCATCGACGATAATCCGCGCGTCCGGAGCACCGCGCCGCACGGCCTCCAGCCGGGGCATGTCGTCCGGCGTGCCCAGCTTGATCTTCAGCAAGGGCCGCGCCGCGTGTTTCCGGGCAGAGGCCTCCATCCGCTCCGGCGTGTCCAGCGACAGCGTATAGGCGGTGACCTCTGGCCCCGGCACAGGCAGCCCCGCAAGCTCCCAAACCCGCAGACCGGATGCCTTGGCCTCCAGATCCCAAAGCGCGCAATCCACGGCATTGCGCGCCGCGCCCGCGGGCAGGGCCGCTTGCAGGTCTCGCCGCGAGATATCCTCGGGCAGACCGGCGATTTCGGCTTCGACACTCTCCAGCGTTTCGCCGTAGCGCGCATAGGGCACGCACTCGCCCCAGCCGGTGACATGGCCGCGCCGGATCTGCACGGTCAGCACCTGCGCCTCGGTGCGGGAACCGCGACTGATCGTGAAGGCCTCGGCCAGCGGAAAGACGTCCCGCGTGACTGTGATGCTCATGACTGCTGCCTCTTCCAGATCTCGTGCCGGGCGCCCCGCGCAGGGCGCCCATCCTGTTTCTTCTCTGTGCAAATACTCAATGGCAACCGTTCCCCCGCACGCGACGCCACCGCCAAAGCGCCCCGACGGGACGGCGGGCGGGGCGCCTTTCGCGCCAGCGAAACAGCGCCGTCCGGCGTCAGACCGCCGCCAGCGCGTCCGCCAGCCGCCCGGCGCCGTGGCGGAACGGGTCCACCGTGGGCAGGCCCAGTCGGGCCTCGACCTCGGCGCAATAGGCTGCGGCCTCATCCTCGCCCATGTGCTGCGTGTTGATCGAGACACCGACGACCACGCAGTCGGGGTTGCCCACCCGTGCCAGCATCAGCGCCGAATCCCGCACCTGCTCCAGCGTCGGCAGGGCGTAGCCCGGCAGCCCGCGCATGTGGGTCCGCGTCGGCTCGTGGCAGAGGATCAGCGCGTCCGGCTGGCCGCCATGGATCAGCGCCAGCGTCACCCCCGAGAACGAGACGTGGAACAGGCTCCCCTGCCCCTCGATCACGTCCCAGTGGTCGGGATCGTTGTCGGGCGTAAGGTACTCGATCGACCCGGCCATGAAATCCGCGATCACCGCATCCAGCGGCACGCCGTCGCCGGTGATCAGGATGCCGGTCTGGCCGGTGGCGCGGAAGGTCGACTTCATGCCCTTTTCCTGCATCGCCTTGTCCAGCGCCAGCGCCGTGTACATCTTGCCGACCGAGCAATCCGTCCCCACCGCCAGCACCCGCTTGCCGGTCCGCTTGGTGCCGTCGGCGATGGGATACTCGACCGAGGGAATGCGCACGTCATGCAGGGTGCGGCCCGTGGCCTCGGCCACCGCCGCCAGATCCTTTTCGTTGCGCAGCAGGTTGTGCAGGCCAGACGCAAGGTCGAAGCCCTCTTCCAGCGCCTCGACCAGCACCTTCTTCCACGCGGCAGAGATCTTGCCGCCCCGGTTCGCCACGCCGATCACCAGCGTCTTGGCGCCCGCCGCCTTTGCCTCGGCCAGCGTCATGTCCGGCAGCTTCAGGTCGGCCTTGCAGCCCTCCATGCGGAATTGTCCGACACAGTTGTCGGGGCGCCAGTCGCGGATGCCCTGTGCCACCTTTGCGGCCAGCCCGTCCGGGGCGTCTCCGAGAAACAGCAGATACGGCGTCTCGATCATGATGGTCCTTTCGTCTCGTCTTTCCTGCAGACTGCACGGTTTGGCCGGGATGTTCTGCCTGTCTGCTGCAGTCGCAAGGCGATTGCGCGAATATTCCACCAGACAGATGGGGCGGGGCGAAAGAACTTCCATTTCTTCGGCAGGAACCGGACGCGGGCCGCCCGTCATGCTGCAGGGCAGAAATTCCGCTTGCACCGCGCCGCGCAATTTCCTAACCCGTGAGGCAGATCAAACGAAACATCCTTACCCAAAGGGGAATCGTCCATGTCCTTCCGCATCCAGCCCGCCGCGCCCGCGCGCCCCAACCGCTGCCAGCTTTTCGGCCCGGCCTCGAACACCAAGCTGCCGCCCAAGATGGCGGCCAGCGCGGCGGACGTGATCAACCTCGACCTCGAGGATTCGGTCGCCCCCGACGACAAGGACACCGCCCGCAAGCTGGCGATCGAGGCCATCGGCGACGTCGACTGGGGCAACAAGACCCTCTCGGTGCGGATCAACGGCCTCGACACGCCCTACTGGTACCGCGACGTGGTCGACCTCTTGGAACAATCCTCCGACCGGCTCGACCAGATCATGATCCCCAAGGTCGGCTGCGCGGGTGACATCTATGCCGTGGACGCGCTGGTGACCGCCATCGAGCGCGCCAAGGGCCGCACCAAGCCGATCAAGTTCGAGGTCATCATCGAAAGCGCCGCCGGCATCGCCTATGTCGAAGAGATCGCCGCCGCTTCCCCCCGGATGGAGGCCATGAGCCTCGGCGCCGCCGACTTCGCCGCCTCCATGGGCATGGCCACCACCGGCATCGGCGGGACGCAGGAAAACTACTACATGATCCGCGGGGGGCAGAAGCACTGGTCGGACCCGTGGCACTGGGCGCAGGCCGCCATCGTCGCCGCCTGCCGCACCCATGGCGTGCTTCCCGTGGACGGCCCCTTCGGCGACTTCTCGGACGACGAGGGCTACCGCGCGCAGGCCCTGCGCTCGGCCACGTTGGGCATGGTCGGCAAATGGGCGATCCACCCCAAGCAGGTGGCGCTGGCCAACGAGGTCTTCACCCCCACCGAGGAAGCGGTGACCGAGGCCCGCGAGATCCTCGCCGCCATGGAAGAGGCCAAGGCCAAGGGCGAAGGCGCCACGGTCTACAAGGGCCGCCTCGTGGACATCGCCTCCATCAAGCAGGCCGAGGTGATCGTCCGCCAGTCCGAGATGATCGCGGCGGGGTAGGTTGCGCGAGAGCACTGCGCGGCACGGAAGCGGCGATGACCCGATCAAGCACGGTAGACGGAGCCGAGTTCCGCTCACGACCGCCCGATGGAAAGCAACCGGCGTCCGACCGAATTTTCGGGAGCCGGTGCCAGCGAGTGACGGCTTTGCGGACGAAGCTGGCGTTCGGGCGGACCGTAGAAATGACCGGTCCCAGCCCGGAGCGGCCCCCCTCGCGAATTGTTGTAGAGTACTTAGAGGCTGATAGATTTTACTTTAAAAGCGAACGTCTCATGCCTTGATATCTCTTGGGGAGAACGGAGTGACTTTTGAACACGATGAACTTGTAGCTGCGTGGGGGGAACCTCAGACCAGTCGGGTTGTTGATAGGCTACATCGCTTCGCCTTTATCCCGAATGAACTGCTCGAGAAACTAGCAGAAACGGCTCTGCCGGAAAACTGGGGGCGGAATAATCATGTTCTTAAAAAGTACCTTGCGGTTCAGGTTGCTTGGAGCATCGAGCAGACACAGTACACTGAAGGAGATGGCCAATTTTATGTGACGGCCGGACACCTGCAAACGCGTTACGGAACGCCGATCTACTTGGCATTCGCACGAAACAGAAATCCTGACCGAGAACCATTCTATTTGGTCTCTGTTGAAGCGAACATGTCGGCACCTAGGTTGCCAGTTCCGCCCGAGATTCCCACGCCCAACGCTATTCCGAGGGGCGTGGAAATCGTCATGATGCACGACCATATACTCGATGATAACTCTGATCGAGTTCCATTTTTTGCAGAAACGCCAAGAGTGGCACAGATGTGTGCAGTTTCCGGGGCTATTCAATGGCCTCTAAATCGTAACTTACATCTGCCATACTGGTATTTGGGCCAGATAAGCTATGTCGTTCCTCTGCACCTCAGCAGCCGCGAAGACATTACTCTAGCGCCTGACCTTATTGCTCCAATTCAAGTAAATCCGGGAAGCCTTCTTGTGC
This region of Ponticoccus alexandrii genomic DNA includes:
- a CDS encoding NUDIX domain-containing protein; translation: MGLTARWQVLEERVLSDDWGLLKTTRLRLTMADGHVSEQWRETYDRGDGAVILPCDPGRGHVLLGRQFRWPAAYNGEAEPYLIEAAAGLLEGADPAERIRGEASEELGLDLASVHFLFALYMTPGSVTERLHFFTATYAAQDAQARFGGLREEGEEIEILDLPLAEALAMVADGRIRDAKTVILLQYAALHLMPGALRHESGMSRNGGLAAPSSHA
- the dgcA gene encoding N-acetyl-D-Glu racemase DgcA codes for the protein MSITVTRDVFPLAEAFTISRGSRTEAQVLTVQIRRGHVTGWGECVPYARYGETLESVEAEIAGLPEDISRRDLQAALPAGAARNAVDCALWDLEAKASGLRVWELAGLPVPGPEVTAYTLSLDTPERMEASARKHAARPLLKIKLGTPDDMPRLEAVRRGAPDARIIVDANEGWSAAVYADLAPHLVRLGVSLVEQPLPAGEDEALIGLDRPVPVCADESCHDRASLPGLKGKYDVVNIKLDKTGGLTEALALREAALSEGYGLMVGCMVGSSLAMAPAVLVAQGARITDLDGPLLLAGDRRSPLVFDDRGVHPPEPVLWG
- the dgcN gene encoding N-acetyltransferase DgcN, producing MIETPYLLFLGDAPDGLAAKVAQGIRDWRPDNCVGQFRMEGCKADLKLPDMTLAEAKAAGAKTLVIGVANRGGKISAAWKKVLVEALEEGFDLASGLHNLLRNEKDLAAVAEATGRTLHDVRIPSVEYPIADGTKRTGKRVLAVGTDCSVGKMYTALALDKAMQEKGMKSTFRATGQTGILITGDGVPLDAVIADFMAGSIEYLTPDNDPDHWDVIEGQGSLFHVSFSGVTLALIHGGQPDALILCHEPTRTHMRGLPGYALPTLEQVRDSALMLARVGNPDCVVVGVSINTQHMGEDEAAAYCAEVEARLGLPTVDPFRHGAGRLADALAAV
- a CDS encoding L-malyl-CoA/beta-methylmalyl-CoA lyase codes for the protein MSFRIQPAAPARPNRCQLFGPASNTKLPPKMAASAADVINLDLEDSVAPDDKDTARKLAIEAIGDVDWGNKTLSVRINGLDTPYWYRDVVDLLEQSSDRLDQIMIPKVGCAGDIYAVDALVTAIERAKGRTKPIKFEVIIESAAGIAYVEEIAAASPRMEAMSLGAADFAASMGMATTGIGGTQENYYMIRGGQKHWSDPWHWAQAAIVAACRTHGVLPVDGPFGDFSDDEGYRAQALRSATLGMVGKWAIHPKQVALANEVFTPTEEAVTEAREILAAMEEAKAKGEGATVYKGRLVDIASIKQAEVIVRQSEMIAAG
- a CDS encoding DUF3825 domain-containing protein, encoding MTFEHDELVAAWGEPQTSRVVDRLHRFAFIPNELLEKLAETALPENWGRNNHVLKKYLAVQVAWSIEQTQYTEGDGQFYVTAGHLQTRYGTPIYLAFARNRNPDREPFYLVSVEANMSAPRLPVPPEIPTPNAIPRGVEIVMMHDHILDDNSDRVPFFAETPRVAQMCAVSGAIQWPLNRNLHLPYWYLGQISYVVPLHLSSREDITLAPDLIAPIQVNPGSLLVRTVLKPVMPFGNARVAVQRHDQLPHWLLQAWKEHAINATEDEIENPESVRSA